CCTCAAAGGTCAAATCGACCTGTCACAGAGCAAAGAGGCGCCGCCGGGGCACCCGGTGCATACCTTCAAGATGGAAAATAAAGCGCTCGGCTGGGAAATAAGCACCATTGTGAAGATTGCCGAGGGGATTAAGAAGATGCCGGACGAAGCCGACGCCTCGACACTGATGGCCGAACTGCAAAGGCATATGCACGCCTTGACCGATGTCGAAAAGCATTACCGCCGTAAAGAGAATCTGCTGTTTCCATATCTGGAAAAGCACGGCATCACAGGACCTCCCACGGTGATGTGGGGGAAGCATGACGAAACCCGAGAGCACCTTTCCGGGGCGATTGAAGCCTTGAAAGAGACCGCCCAGATTACC
This Candidatus Zixiibacteriota bacterium DNA region includes the following protein-coding sequences:
- a CDS encoding DUF438 domain-containing protein; translation: MSELIDNARKRKDLLKHMILQLHKGEAPEAVRKQLVRLMGEVPYGDVVEVEQELISEGLPAQEILQLCDMHTEVLKGQIDLSQSKEAPPGHPVHTFKMENKALGWEISTIVKIAEGIKKMPDEADASTLMAELQRHMHALTDVEKHYRRKENLLFPYLEKHGITGPPTVMWGKHDETREHLSGAIEALKETAQIT